The window TCATACAATGGTAAAAACATTAAGCATGTTCTTAAAGTTAGTCTTGATGTTACGAGGTTTGAGTACTACACGGTTGGTACCTATGACACCAAAAAAGATAGGTACATTCCGGATAACACTTCTATTGATGGTTGGAAGGGATTGAGACTTGACTATGGTAATTATTATGCATCCAAGTCATTCTTTGACAGTGGAAAGAACCGAAGAATTATGTTGGGTTGGGCTAATGAATCTGATACTGTTGATGACGATGTCAGGAAAGGATGGGCCGGAGTCCACCATATCCCACGTAAACTATGGCTTGATCCTAGTGGAAAGAGCTTGGTTCAATGGCCCATAGAAGAATTAGAAACTCTAAGAGAGAAAAAGGTCCAATTAAGCAATCGCAAGTTGAACATGGGAGAAAAGGTTGAAATAAAAGGAATCACAGCTGCACAGGTTtggacttcatttttttttttctctctttttttcagTTTTTACTTATCCGAGACATGGAAAAACAAATTAAGTCTGAATTGGGTCATTCACAAAAATTGCAGGCTGATGTTGAAGTGGTTTTCTCATTCGCAAGCTTGGACAAGGCAGAGCCATTTGATCACAGTTGGGCTGATCTTTATGCGCAAGACGTATGCGCTATTAAGAGTTCAACGGTCAAGGGTGGACTTGGTCCATTTGGGCTGTTAACTTTGGCTTCTGAAAAATTGGAAGAATACACACCGGTTTTCTTCAGAGTTTTCAAGGCACAAGATAAATACAAAGTTCTCATGTGCTCTGATGCCTCAAGGTATGTTCATTTATTTTAAACATCGttcaaaataccaaaaaaaaatataaaaaaaaatccaatattAACtgttaaaaactttttttttgtgtCAAGCAACTGAAAATAATCACTATTCAGCTCGATTGatttatttgtttgtttgtttcaaTTGGTGCCACCAGGTCAACACTTAAGAATGAAACAACTATGTACAAACCATCATTTGCTGGATATGTGGATGTAGATTTAGCAGACAAGAAATTGTCGCTTAGGAGTTTGGTAAGatctctctctttcttctttctttctttttttcatcaAATATGTGTTGAATTGAATTCTCTCATATTATTTGTTAACTTATTTTACATATTTTGTTTGTATTGACAATTTCGTTATATTTGCAGATTGATAACTCTATAGTTGAAAGTTTTGGTGCTGGAGGAAAAACATGCATTACATCGAGAGGTTATCCGACATTAGCGATATTTAATAAAGCACATTTATTTGCCTTCAACAACGGCAAGGAGGCAATCAAAATTGAGACTCTAAATGCCTGGAGCATGGCTGATGCTAAGCTGCACTAGAACATTTGGCAGAGCAGAACAATTTAGGAAAAGAAAATAGTcatgatattcttacctcatTATGTTCTGTCCAAAAGGCAGCATAGTATAGAAATTTAACTTGCGGCAATTcatgaatgatgcaatttttttaataatattgtTCCACGGTTCTGTTATTTTCTTTAATCCCAAATATATAGATCAAATATCTTCTTGTATTAAGAATGGAATAAATATTCTTACTGCAATAATTATCTTTTATGACCGAGCAATCTGTTCGGTGCCAACCTATCGAGTCAATCACAACCTTCGAAACTCGGGATGATAGGCCTACTCCTAATATCCTTCTCTGCTTAAATACTGGACTTAGTTCGTGATAAGTTAAACTAGATACCCCATCATCCCGAGTTTGGAAAATGTTTGCACTGTATTGTTATTCAAGTGAAAATTACCTATTCCTTGTGTTCCTAAAACAACTGAAGAAGCAACAGAAGAAAAGCTTAGGTGTGGATAACCATACAACCAGCAATTAAAACTATCCTCTTTCACTACTTGCAGGCCTacgaatgttttttttttttttggttgaactTGGGCAATAATTAGATAGCACCTTGCCAACATTGTGAGAAATTAAAGTTGGTACATAGTGATGATATTCATTGTTCTGACACTAACACTAACCTCAACCATGTTTCCAAAAATTGGGATACTAACGACTCATGTACAACAAAGATGTATTACAAAGAGCAGATATTTAAGCAGTAAAATGTACTTTGAGAGAACGAATCCTGTGAAGCTCTCCGTCTGTTTTTGGAGTGCAGACGGCAGTTACAATGTCCATATATCACACTATCATGAGTATCATCCACAAATAAGTCATTCTTCGAGGTAtaatgaaagaaaaattaaagcaATGGGAGTCTAAATTCTACAAGTTTCCGCTCGAATACATGTTGGTAGTTCTTCAAGTTCAATTAGGACCTGAGAATTTCAGTTTAAACTTTGTTACCATTTTTGGTGGTCATTAACATATGtaatattttaattcatctaGCATTTTGTTTAACTATGTTGCTCATACTCTCCAAAAATGTTAGTGGATCCACACACACCTCACATTATTGAAGCGTCCTAGCAATAATCAACATAGGTAGCATATACAGTATAGTATATGCCGCAGAGAGTATTCATCACTGTGCTATTTTGATCAGATTTTAGCTCTATCAATATAAATTGCCTAAAACAGAGAACTCGTAGCTCACATCACACATTTATAGTCGTATCAGGCATAATGATTTCTCTGTTTTGAAGAATCTCACGCTAGTACGCTATTTTTCATTGCATTTGCCTTGAACTTAAGTGGGTTCTCGATGCTAATATAACTAGTGTCTCCAATATCAGGACGAAACAAATGACAAGTTACCAATAAATAATACTATCATTTTCAGCTGCTATATTCAATATTTCTAATATGTTTTAAATTATCCACACTTCTTTGGATTTGCTGTTACTATAATGTTGATGGAAATGTGTAATGAAAAACAATATTACTAAGGAAGCAGGAAGCAGCAACCAAAAAGTTGTCACCGTCTGGTGAGACGAACATAACAGCAAAGACAAATTACTAATCCAACTCCACGAAATATTTTCCATCTCACAATGTTGCAAAAACTCCAAATGATCGTAAGTCAGAATAACTTGTACTCGGTCTACAAAATGCTCAAATCTAAGATGTAAAACAAAATCAAAGTTGCATCCTTAACCAAAATATTCTGCCAGGCAGCAAGTTTGTTACTGAGAAGAATTCACAGCCTCCTTCCTCTTCTACCACCCTTTCTGCGAGTACTGTCAGTGGGAATAGGAGTAACATCCTCTGAAAACATAAAGCAAGAAGTACTTTCAGCAGGTTTCAGATTTATGATGCTAAACTAAAGATCAATATACACTGTAAATACAAAGGAATCCCAAAGGAATTAGACCAGACAGATGATGATGAACTATTCAACAATTAAAACTTACCTATGCGTCCAATTTTCATTCCAGAACGAGCAAGGGCTCTAAGAGCAGACTGAGCACCAGGACCAGGAGTCTTAGTTTTGTTTCCTCCTGTAGCCCGAAGCTTAATGTGAAGAGCATTAATTCCAAGCTCCTGTCAATTAACAAAAGTGAGTTGCAAATTTGACTTCCAAGCTATTCATACACACAAAAAAACCCTGATCCATGTCTCACTACAACACCAACTTACAGTGCCCACTTTATAGAACAGTAAAAGGCGGCTAGAAATGATATTGAAATCTTCATGTCAAATCTGATGTGACATATTTTAGTCACATAATTGGATTTTCCCTCTACATTGGAGATTCAACTTGGCATTACATTTGGATCATGCTTAGACGTGGTCAACAcacaacaatatcaatatcaataacaaGTACGAGTAGAATAATGTTCTGAGAGACATGAGACAATTTTATATAACCAGTATCACCTATGACCTTGACAACATACATTATTCTTGCCTGTAAtcctacactgggtatgttgttgttgttgttgtaagccCAAATACAACCTTCTAAAAGGCAAATATTTCACTTTTTTAACGGGAAGAgctattttaaaaaatacaacaGAAAAGAACAGAGTTCAGGGTAAGTGAAGCATCTCCACAAAAAACTGAAAGCTGGGACCTACTATGCCCACCAAGAAACATGCATTTGATCATAATTGCGCACCCGTATAAGTAGACCATCTGACAAAGCTTAATCTTTCACATTTCATCTACTGTTGAAATAATAAGTAAATGGATTCGAATCatagttttttttaaaatttactaGTGGCTTAAAACGAGGCATGTATTTGCCTGGTGAATTAATATATCATAATGATGAAAGAAAAACTGAGAAAACAGGCTGAGCAATATATGTCTGACCTTGCATCGTACAGAAACATCTTGTGCTGCAAGCATAGCAGCATAAGGAGAAGATTCATCTCTGTCAGCCTTCACCTTCATTCCACCTGTAAAGTAGAACAAGTCTAAATGAAAAAGAGAGACCAAGAGTCCTCCAAACTGGTTTCCCAATTAACGAAAATAAATAATGGTACATACTAAACAAATAAGCTGAGTACAATGTGCTTATCAATTGAATTTGAAAAGCTAGAAAATTCATACATATTCTACCTATTAGTTGTGAATACATTTTTTCATGATAACACTTTTTTTACGCCATGTGCTTTTCTAGGAGTTGTTTAGCCTTTCAGAGATTTATACGTCAATAGATTATCTAAAGAACCTCTTTTGTTTCAATTGTGTATAACATTAGCATAAGATTGAGTTTCAATGAAGCAACATGGCcattgaggattcatatagccaacTGCAACTTGCTTGGGACTAAGGCATAGTTATTGTTGATGTAAAAAGGTCATATATGTTCTAAAGGAAAATTTTGAAGTAAGAAATGTAGCTTCGAACTATGTGGCTGTTAAATTCATTTGTCTGGTGAAATTAAGCTTTTAAATAACCCATTAACTATGAAATCCAGAACAAAAGATACTACACAAATGCAACCACTCCCACATTGCAGAGTACATACCAGTAATTCGAACCATTGTTTCACGTCCAGACAAATCAGTCACATGCTACAATTAACATACAAGTAAGAAATTCAGTACAAGATAAGCAATTTTATAGGTTCGTTTACAAAAACAAAACAAGTATAGAtgaaaaaatcaagaactcacaatGAAAGTGTCATTGAAAGATGCGAAAATGTGAGCAACACCAAAAACCAATTCACCTTCCCTGGTAGCTGGTCCAAGGGTAACTGTCTCTTCCTTGGGCTCTCTGGTCTTTCTCTTCGACTATCAATCCAACAAAACCCATCACATAAACTTgactaataaaaaaaataaagaaaaaaatacaaAACTATAGACATGTTCAAGACCCATACATTCCACCAAACTTATGACTATTAGGagtcgtttggtagaaggtattaGAGAAAATAATACTAGTATTAGCTCTGGTACTATTTAACCCCATGTTTGGTAATGATCTCAACCTATGCATAACTAAACACCCTATTCAATACTCCCTACGTCCCAATTTATGCAGCACACTTCCCTTTTTAGTTTGTCCTAAAAAGAATGTCAACTTTTTATAtatagaaacaatttaactttatgaaatgAGTAACATCTACACAaaggcttgttttagaccacataTTTCAATagtcttacttttctttcttaaactccgtgcctagtcaaatggtgccacataaattggtacGGAGGGAGTACAATCCTTATACATAGTAAACCATGGCACTAACAATACCGATATTATTCATATTCTAATACACCCTATTCATACTATTTAATACAACAAATCAAACAGTCGATAAAAAATGATAAGCATAACTAATCGCAGCATTACTAATACACTCTTAGTATAAATTTACCTAATCTAAATCCGTCCATACAAATCTAGGCCGAAGAATTATAACATTGCAAGTACATTTCAACAGATACTCAAAGTAAATGTAATTTCAGAAAACAAAAACTTCACTTTTCATATTAATTAAGTTACACAGTAATAAAACAGATATTAAGAATTACCATGGCTTCGGTTGATTTGCTGCTACTGAAGCTTGAATAAACCCTAGCTGTAGCTGTGGTGGTGTCGCAAGTAGCTGATATTGAAGAAGAGTGTTAATGTGTGTGGGTTTGTTTATATAGCTAGGGTTTCAAGAAAGAATTAGAATACCGTAAATGGGCCTCTTCTTTATTTTGGACTCTGAATGCTTTTTTTTAATGAAGTGCAGGAATTGCACCCTATAGCCtattttacaaaatatttaaCTTGTAGTCAGGATTGACAGACTTGATACAAAAATAATATTTGTGCCTCATccagttcttcttctttttcgttttttttttttttaattactttaATTACCAATAAGTGGAACTTagtgattttattttattaaaataaagatATATACAAAAGGATAAAATAAAAGCAGAAATAACAAAACTAAATAAAGACAGTGTCTGATCTCGAAGACATTGACCGACTTCACCCTGAAATCTCTCCACCTTCTTGAATGTTCCAATGTTGGTGCTTCATCGGAGAAAAACAAGAGTGAAAGAGCTGGGAAACCTCCCCGGAGATGATGTCGGACGTTCTTCATTTTTTGTCTTCTTGATTGTTTGTTGGTGATCTGCCTTCAAATGAATAACTTTGTTCATTTTGCATTGTCTAATGCCATCATCATTGAGGAACTTTATATAGAGTCCAACAACATTGAAGGTGTAATATCAAATGTTGAGTAAGATAAACTTTGTGTTTTGCGGAAGTTATAACTATCGAATGATAAATCAATGGAAACATAGATCAAGATgtagaaaggaaagaaaaattatgGTTAATTATACCGTGATGGAATATttaaggcttaatacctagatggacccttaaacttggcatgttttgtaagataggcatataaacttataaggtgaccagatagacacttaaacttactcaaagtgtatttttcaagtttttcagttgttttgaaaacaaaaactatatttttcaaacactcacaattttcatggccaaacaagccctaaatatatcacaaaatatttttttttaaaatgcaaaaataaggcaaacgcatatacatgagactataaatgtgcacttaaaccaataaatactcgctaatcgcaattttgcagctttcaattaactcggatttttttttacacttgaataattaaaaaacaataactttaaccaataaaaatccttaaaaaaagaaatttcaaattaagaaatttctaagttcagcatttcaagtgtaaaagaaatttcaaattaagaaaactgtaaagccgagaagaaaatccttaaaaaaaagaaatttcttaatttgaaatttctttttttaaggatttttattggttaaagttattgttttttaattattcaagtgtaaaaaaaaaaccgagttaattgaaagctgcaaaattgcgattagcgagtatttattggtttaagtgcacatttatagtctcatgtatatgcgtttgccttatttttgcatttaaaaaaaaaaattgtgatatatttagggcttgtttggccatgaaaattgtgagtgtttgaaaaatatagtttttgttttcaaaacaactgaaaaacttgaaaaatacactttgagtaagtttaagtgtctatctggtcaccttataagtttatatgcttatcttacaaaacatgccaagtttaagggtccatctgggtattaagccaaTATTTAATGTAATTGCTAACTTCATACCTAAATGTATATTTGAAATTAGATTCCATGCAAATTGAAGTTCAAAAATAGACATAGAATATAAAGTTGGGCTTGATAACTCAAACTTTGGATTTCTCCTGACATACAAATTTGAAGCTTGGGACTGTCAATTCTAACTCCAGACCTAAATATCTAAAGCTCGAGTTGCGTAATCAATATGCTAAACTTCTGAGAAAACTAATTCAAGGACTAAAAACCACACAGACTATTATTTTACAAATTAAAGTAACAAATACTAAGTTCCAACCTCTTAGAAGGCGTTTGGTTTGGGCATGGGACTTTCATAATAGAGGTCTCTAGTTCGAAAacccctgcctacgacagcaggaGAGTTGTCTTCTGGGTcaagctcgtcgcacggggcttgcctagtgcgggttatctctcctgtgtggtctgcgagctattgcacaggagctgagtttaccctgtgcgcactcgaagggtagcggctgtggGTTccaatgtcataaaaaaaaagtggtcgtttggtttgcaAAAAAGTAATACCATTATTGTAGTGTCGagattaaataataataataataataataataataataataataataataataataataatagaattaTTTAATGAATATGTTTTTTTAAGTACATATTAGTTTATTGGACTAGAAATTAGATATACGCTATATGATATGAAACATATGTTTGGTAATTGGTTGTACACTAGATAAACTTGGATATTTTTTATGTCTAATTTTAACCTTGACTTTTGTTAAATAACTTTGGGAAACAAGCTCTAGAGAAAGGCATTTTTGTCATTTTAATGTTTATCTTGAAATTAGTTGTTATCTATGCcaaatttatatataatataaagctaggcatagacaaggtgatgtggcacctctctatgacctccattcctatttatcttttttctcctttttttggtcCTTTCTCAAATTATAAAATCAAAACCTCTAATTATATCTTAGTTATTGTGTTTAATAATGGACAACTGAAAAGACTTACTAAATTTAATATGACAGGAGCTTGCCACTCTTATAATGTAACGTACTTTTCTACGTGAAAAGTGTAATGGCAGAATTAAAAATAGTACAGTACCCAACTCAACACTTCTAATATGCATAATTAATTGATATGTACTACGTGAAAAGAGTGCAATGGCAGCATTAAAAATACTAACGGACTCAGCACTTCTAATATGCATAACTAAAATGATAAGTACGAAGAAAAGAAACGACATATATTAATTAAAACGTAAAGCTTTTAATTCTATTAAATTCCTGAAACGTTTGGTAGAGATCATGGAGATGAAGAGTTTGTGCAAGTTATGGAGGTAGGCTTTATAATTTGTGAAATTGTTGGGTCTGAGCTATTGCATCCAAGAAAATTCTCAAGAGTCTAGACCCAGTAACAACGATTTCATTAGAAAATGGAGAGCAAGAAGGATTTCATGAATGCTACTTGACAATGTATGTAAAAACGATCGTCAAATTAACATCTTTACGGTTTTGTTATATATATTTCTACTtgtatatttttcttcttttgcatATTTCTTAGTCATCATTTTTTGTTATGAAGAAGACCGTCGTTTGGCAAAGAGATCTGCAATTATTGTATGAACACGTTCAACATTGTTTTCTTAAaatctttctttgtttttttaaGATATTTTAACAGAAAGATGCTcaacataaaaaattaatttattcaATTGTATTTTCGCAGAGGTGCTTGTGTTTGAATTACTCCATTGATTTTGGGTAGTGAAATATACGTACAATTGGCGAGGTTGTGGTAAGATTAGTTTGAAGAAACACTCATGTTTCAGTTAAGAAGTCTAGGACTTCTACAACATATATCAAAACCATCAACCATAATGTTAATCAAGCTATGATTGCTTAAACTATGAGAATATTTTTTTCGTTAATCTTAGGGTTACATAAGTTATCAGATGTAATTTTAAATGTTTGAGGGTGAAAGAAGCATTTCAGGGGATGATATTGAAACTAGAGAGTTTCTCACTTTCTCCTGCTCTAAGGTAAACTAATTTATCTAGATAGCATGCTGATCCCAAAATTAAACTTTTCAACATAACAACTTGATATATGATTATTCTGGTTTGGGCTTTCAGTAGGAAAATACCCACGATAGCAATGACATTAAAGGTAGATGTAAATTAAATATTACATATAACAACTAACAAGGCAACAGAGTATCAATAACCTTATCAAGTCCCTAAGAAAGGTTCGAGGCTAACAAACATGTGTTATGTTCTTTCGAATAATAATTAAATTTGCAGCATTTTATGAAAACTTTCTCATTTACGTTCTATTCAATGTCTTTGTGCTCTTAATCATCATGAGAATACAACATGTTGTTTAGTGAATGTAATctatttgtctttttttttttttttgtgattttcctCTGTACCCTGCTTTattctcttctctttttttttttttcttttttttcttttagcgTTCTTTATTAGCCAAAGTACTAATTTTGTGACTCCAACGATGATCCAAAGGGTGAAAATGCTATTTTCTTATGAATGATAATACAAAATGTAGCTTTAGTCATTACTAGAGTAGTACTATTTTTATAATatacctttatttttatttttcgttTTGTAATCGGCATGtaattttgattattttttaatttatcctTGGGGTTAATATAAtctttttaaatttcaattttatttatttttgtatcAAGTTGAACTGTTGAAGTTCTAAGAGAGAGGTTCGAGTCTAACAAACGAATGATATGTGTTATTCTCCTTTTTCGTTTACTCCatatttatttctttctttttcagtAAATTTACAACTTCATGCTTATTACCATTTTAGTTTTACTTTTTGATCATTTATATTGTAAAAATTCATTACCTTGATAGAAATAATGTTATAAACTAAATGTAGGTATAGTAGGAATTATACGTTTATTCTTACTTATTTACAATAGTTTTTATTGTAATTTTCCTTATTCTTCCGCTAAATTTTTAATATTTGTAAAAGAAAATATATTTCAACCGCGCGAAGCGCAGATATATTTACTAGTGTGATATAAAATTAGTATCACAATTATGGTATAACTAGTCCTGTAATCATTAATCTCAAAATCAAAAACTCAACCAAAGATAGGAGGATTATTCTCCTTTTTCCCTTCAACCAAAGATACTTTAATTGGATATTCTTAAAAAAATAAGACAAAAGAGTCACTTTTTGTCAAAAGTAGTTATATTAGGCTAACTTTAGATGTCGAGGTTTCTTAGttgaaaacaacaacaacaataactatatCTCAGTCTTAAATAAGTTAGGATCaactatatgaatcctcattTCTTTATTTAAGCTCATTTCTGAGATGATAGGGTGTCTCCTAAATTATACCATATTGTATCTAACTCTAGTTATACTCGAATTCAAACACGCAAACTCATGCAGCCATGGAATTAGAGTAGAGGAAAGATTGTGGTCATTAAACATGGAAAGCAAATTCTTGCAACTAGGGAGTTCATCACTTTTCAATTATTGAAAGCAGGAAACAACACGGAGGGATATCAGGATATGCAAGCACAGAATTCTCATATGGTCCTCTTTCACTTGGCATGAAACAGATCCATGAGAATGAATCTGAAAAAAAGAAAGTGGATGTCCCAAGAATGTATAAATTAGGATCCATAAAAACCAGAAGCGAAACTAGCTAAACAAGAGAAGCTAATTTGGGAGTTATAATTTCAAGAAGCCCCTTTGGATTTTCGAC is drawn from Lycium barbarum isolate Lr01 chromosome 8, ASM1917538v2, whole genome shotgun sequence and contains these coding sequences:
- the LOC132607193 gene encoding beta-fructofuranosidase, insoluble isoenzyme 1-like gives rise to the protein MEILRKTSSLWALPILLLCFFFNNGVLVDASHKVYMHLQSTSSVNVKNVHRTGYHFQPPKNWINDPNGPLYYNGVYHLFYQYNPKGAVWGNIVWAHSVSTDLINWIPLEPAIYPSKVFDKYGTWSGSATILPGNKPVILYTGIMDANKTQVQNYAIPANMSDPYLRKWIKPDNNPLIVADMSINKTQFRDPTTAWMGRDGHWRILVGSVRNHRGKAILYRSRDFMKWTKAKHPLHSATKTGNWECPDFFPVSLKNTNGLDASYNGKNIKHVLKVSLDVTRFEYYTVGTYDTKKDRYIPDNTSIDGWKGLRLDYGNYYASKSFFDSGKNRRIMLGWANESDTVDDDVRKGWAGVHHIPRKLWLDPSGKSLVQWPIEELETLREKKVQLSNRKLNMGEKVEIKGITAAQADVEVVFSFASLDKAEPFDHSWADLYAQDVCAIKSSTVKGGLGPFGLLTLASEKLEEYTPVFFRVFKAQDKYKVLMCSDASRSTLKNETTMYKPSFAGYVDVDLADKKLSLRSLIDNSIVESFGAGGKTCITSRGYPTLAIFNKAHLFAFNNGKEAIKIETLNAWSMADAKLH
- the LOC132607194 gene encoding small ribosomal subunit protein uS11y-like, which codes for MSKRKTREPKEETVTLGPATREGELVFGVAHIFASFNDTFIHVTDLSGRETMVRITGGMKVKADRDESSPYAAMLAAQDVSVRCKELGINALHIKLRATGGNKTKTPGPGAQSALRALARSGMKIGRIEDVTPIPTDSTRRKGGRRGRRL